The following are from one region of the Papaver somniferum cultivar HN1 unplaced genomic scaffold, ASM357369v1 unplaced-scaffold_132, whole genome shotgun sequence genome:
- the LOC113332701 gene encoding WUSCHEL-related homeobox 8-like, with product MMGIMRNGDGEEEYMRRIMEWDKPAGAAQQEQQVQEENNGGVIYVKVMTDEQIEELRKQISVYASICEQLVQMHKAITAQQDLSGMRLGNLYCDPMMTSGSHKITTRQRWTPTPIQLQILERIFEQGNGTPSKQKIKDITSELTQHGQIVETNVYNWFQNRRARSKRKQLGNAPNSAESEVETEVESPEEKKAKPDRTFPHENSSMRRVEEVCFHNSDLHSLDPQSNKAADSVFPSDSGSKCSGSLGHVSFYENVLSNPRIDQLMGKMEMPGNYSPNRHGENYDLM from the exons ATGATGGGTATAATGAGAAacggtgatggtgaagaagaatacatGAGGAGAATAATGGAGTGGGATAAACCTGCAGGTGCAGCACAACAGGAACAACAAGTACAAGAGGAGAATAATGGAGGAGTAATTTATGTTAAAGTTATGACTGATGAACAAATTGAAGaattaaggaaacaaatttctGTTTATGCCTCTATTTGTGAACAACTTGTTCAGATGCATAAAGCCATTACTGCTCAGCAAGATCTTTCAG GAATGCGACTTGGAAATTTGTATTGTGATCCAATGATGACATCTGGTAGTCACAAGATCACGACTAGGCAACGTTGGACTCCAACACCTATTCAGCTGCAAATTCTTGAGCGTATCTTTGAGCAGGGAAATGGAACTCCAAgtaaacaaaaaatcaaagacaTTACCAGTGAATTGACTCAACATGGCCAAATTGTAGAAACAAATGTTTATAATTGGTTTCAGAATAGGCGGGCACGGTCGAAGCGCAAGCAACTGGGTAATGCACCAAATAGCGCAGAGTCGGAGGTTGAGACCGAGGTCGAGTCCCCTGAAGAAAAGAAGGCAAAACCTGATAGAACTTTCCCACACGAAAACTCATCTATGAGAAGAGTGGAAGAAGTATGTTTCCACAATTCTGATCTGCATTCATTGGATCCGCAGTCTAATAAAGCAGCAGATTCTGTGTTTCCTTCTGACAGTGGATCGAAGTGTTCTGGCAGTCTAGGTCATGTATCCTTTTACGAAAATGTACTGTCAAACCCGA GGATCGATCAACTTATGGGAAAGATGGAAATGCCTGGAAACTACAGTCCGAATAGGCATGGAGAAAACTATGACCTGATGTGA